The Polyangiaceae bacterium genome includes a region encoding these proteins:
- a CDS encoding tetratricopeptide repeat protein yields the protein MRCGASSPRGGWLSLLGAPSPRWIALGAALAALAFVEPAHAVSAAEARTRAESAIAAVEGGVGNVQKAAARASRQKMTPAQRIAAGDILFRNKDYDRAIEVFSQVVELGRQGRADTASQADALFFLGESYIQTKQYLSARRAYREILEKSSASPYDSYAGRAVSRLVDVALRTQSYDTLDEVMAKLSSLPTTDATGSLPYARGKAFFAKKDYDAAKASLGNVSATGGYGLQAQYLLGVILVKQATPVVDEAAAKADQETASIVAKTAVESIPTARYAAAIEQFRRVTRMKAETESQRHVIDLAWMAIGRLFYETDNFLDAADAYSHVDRKSPEFSGMLYELAWVYVRLGDYQRAQRSLEVLSITDPENLRFADGSLLRADLMLRSGQFEKALTLYKSVRSRFDPIREQVSTFLNDTQDPAVYYDKLVGEQLESEKGALSPIVIQWAREEAENDRAFSVIDDVTASRDLIKKSKRLVVKLNAVLGSGTRMRAFPELMAAMEQTLSLLNKSGQARRTLAQGMDDEAGNASGELQTVRTERRALMKRMEYLPVTPGDFSQRESAGEKQWNKVSQRLQQLELESDKLGAIVNGLKRVLKDADKFGVNADATSRQRFQAEIAANEKDLAAYKKRIAEYREMVDMGRAQVGFGDQRYVEDDQVRRRFREVFNREVQLVASGGDPGAADYARQIQPILRRADTVEDSLDQTKGRLEREADAQAQNLRAEVEKEAQNLAKYASDLDDLDQQARLLVGELAMKNFGLVRDRLKSIVLRADVGIVQQAWEVREEQLMRVRNLQRERAREEQNLNDELREVLDDAGGDL from the coding sequence ATGCGATGCGGGGCCTCGTCGCCGCGTGGCGGCTGGCTCTCCCTGCTCGGCGCTCCGTCGCCGCGTTGGATTGCGCTCGGTGCGGCGCTCGCCGCGCTCGCGTTCGTCGAGCCCGCGCATGCGGTCTCGGCGGCCGAGGCGCGGACGCGTGCGGAGTCCGCCATCGCGGCGGTCGAGGGCGGGGTCGGCAACGTGCAGAAGGCCGCTGCCCGCGCCAGCCGGCAGAAGATGACGCCGGCTCAGCGCATCGCCGCCGGCGACATCCTCTTCCGCAACAAGGACTACGACCGAGCCATCGAGGTCTTCTCGCAGGTCGTGGAGCTCGGGCGCCAGGGCCGCGCCGACACCGCATCGCAGGCCGACGCGCTGTTCTTCCTGGGCGAGAGCTACATCCAGACCAAGCAGTACTTGTCCGCGCGGCGCGCCTATCGGGAGATCCTCGAGAAGTCCTCGGCCAGCCCCTACGATAGCTACGCGGGGCGCGCCGTCAGCCGGCTCGTGGACGTGGCGCTGCGCACGCAGAGCTACGACACCCTCGACGAGGTCATGGCCAAGCTGTCCTCGCTGCCCACGACCGACGCGACCGGTTCGCTGCCATACGCGCGGGGCAAGGCGTTCTTCGCCAAGAAGGACTACGACGCAGCCAAGGCTTCGCTCGGCAACGTCTCGGCCACTGGGGGCTACGGACTGCAGGCGCAGTACCTGCTCGGGGTGATCCTGGTGAAGCAAGCGACGCCGGTCGTCGACGAGGCCGCTGCCAAGGCCGACCAAGAGACCGCGAGCATCGTGGCCAAGACCGCCGTCGAGTCGATCCCCACCGCGCGCTACGCCGCGGCGATCGAGCAGTTCCGCCGCGTCACGCGCATGAAGGCGGAGACCGAGTCGCAGCGTCACGTGATCGACCTGGCCTGGATGGCCATCGGACGCTTGTTCTACGAGACCGACAACTTCCTCGACGCCGCCGACGCCTACAGCCACGTCGATCGCAAGAGCCCGGAGTTCTCCGGCATGCTCTACGAGCTCGCTTGGGTGTACGTCCGACTCGGCGACTACCAGCGCGCCCAGCGCTCGCTGGAGGTGCTCTCCATCACCGATCCGGAGAACCTGCGCTTCGCCGACGGCTCGCTCCTGCGCGCCGACCTGATGCTCAGGTCCGGTCAGTTCGAGAAGGCGCTCACGCTGTACAAGAGCGTGCGCAGCCGCTTCGACCCGATCCGCGAGCAGGTGAGCACGTTCTTGAACGACACCCAGGACCCGGCCGTCTACTACGACAAGCTGGTCGGCGAGCAGCTCGAGTCCGAGAAGGGCGCGCTCTCACCCATCGTGATTCAGTGGGCGCGCGAAGAAGCCGAGAACGACCGCGCATTCTCCGTGATCGACGACGTCACGGCCTCACGCGACTTGATCAAGAAGAGCAAGCGTCTGGTGGTGAAGCTGAACGCCGTGCTCGGCTCCGGCACGCGAATGCGCGCCTTCCCGGAGCTGATGGCCGCGATGGAGCAGACGCTCTCGCTGCTCAACAAGTCCGGTCAGGCCCGGCGCACGCTGGCCCAGGGCATGGACGACGAGGCGGGCAACGCCAGCGGGGAGCTCCAGACGGTCCGCACCGAGCGCCGCGCGCTGATGAAGCGCATGGAGTACTTGCCGGTCACGCCGGGGGACTTCTCGCAGCGCGAGTCCGCGGGCGAGAAACAGTGGAACAAGGTGAGCCAGCGCTTGCAGCAACTCGAGCTCGAGTCCGACAAGCTCGGCGCCATCGTCAACGGGCTCAAGCGGGTGCTCAAGGACGCGGACAAGTTCGGCGTCAACGCCGACGCCACCAGCCGCCAGCGCTTCCAGGCCGAGATCGCCGCCAACGAGAAGGATCTCGCGGCCTACAAGAAGCGCATCGCCGAGTACCGAGAGATGGTGGACATGGGGCGCGCCCAAGTCGGCTTCGGCGACCAGCGCTACGTCGAGGACGACCAGGTCCGGCGCCGCTTTCGTGAGGTCTTCAACCGGGAGGTCCAGCTCGTCGCCTCCGGCGGCGACCCCGGGGCCGCGGACTACGCCCGGCAGATCCAGCCGATCTTGCGCCGCGCCGACACCGTCGAGGACTCGCTCGATCAGACCAAGGGGCGGCTCGAGCGCGAGGCCGACGCCCAAGCCCAGAACCTGCGCGCCGAGGTCGAGAAGGAAGCCCAGAACCTCGCGAAGTACGCCAGCGATCTCGACGATTTGGATCAGCAGGCTCGGCTCCTGGTCGGCGAGCTGGCGATGAAGAACTTCGGGCTGGTTCGGGACCGGCTGAAGAG
- a CDS encoding RNA polymerase sigma factor, producing the protein MATARGDATDEMLMVRYQRGDREAFAELVKRHKTPIFNFVLRQVRQSNTAEDVTQDVFLRVVQNASEFKHEARFSTWLYTIARNLCVDHLRKQTHRRHPSLDQPVTQNGEDSRPMLDNVADVHPRASVERTAVAGEVAGRIVEAVEKLPEEQREVFLLREVANLPFKEIAEITGVGENTVKSRMRYALDRLQEALSEFEEYARALR; encoded by the coding sequence ATGGCGACCGCACGGGGCGATGCGACGGACGAAATGCTCATGGTGCGCTACCAACGCGGCGACCGTGAGGCGTTCGCGGAGCTCGTGAAGCGTCACAAGACGCCGATCTTCAACTTCGTGCTGCGCCAGGTACGCCAGAGCAACACCGCGGAAGACGTGACCCAGGACGTGTTCCTGCGGGTGGTGCAGAACGCCAGCGAGTTCAAGCACGAGGCCCGCTTCTCGACCTGGCTCTACACCATCGCCAGGAACCTCTGCGTCGACCATCTGCGCAAACAGACCCACCGGCGGCACCCTTCCTTGGACCAGCCGGTGACGCAGAACGGGGAGGACTCCCGCCCCATGCTGGACAACGTAGCGGACGTCCACCCCCGGGCGAGCGTGGAGCGTACCGCGGTCGCGGGGGAGGTCGCCGGACGCATCGTGGAGGCCGTCGAAAAGCTGCCCGAAGAGCAGCGCGAGGTCTTCCTGTTGCGCGAGGTCGCCAACCTGCCATTCAAGGAGATAGCGGAGATCACCGGAGTCGGAGAGAACACCGTGAAGAGTCGAATGCGCTACGCGCTCGACCGACTGCAGGAAGCACTGAGCGAGTTCGAAGAGTACGCGCGAGCACTGAGATAG
- a CDS encoding TIGR02266 family protein codes for MGHDDDPPDFSERRLRERRSADRFDVVWSVDCETDDTFLYASITNISELGIFVRTNQPLQVGTRLTLRFAVPTASESFVLAGVVQWVNPLRVLGENLNPGMGISFVDLKADERERIVDLVRTIAYVREAVKN; via the coding sequence GTGGGTCACGACGACGATCCTCCGGACTTCTCCGAGCGTCGGCTGCGCGAGCGCCGCAGCGCGGACCGCTTCGACGTGGTCTGGTCGGTGGACTGCGAGACCGACGACACCTTCCTCTACGCTTCGATCACCAACATCTCCGAGCTCGGGATCTTCGTCCGCACGAACCAGCCGCTGCAGGTGGGAACGCGCCTGACCTTGCGCTTCGCCGTGCCCACCGCGTCCGAGTCCTTCGTGCTCGCAGGCGTGGTGCAGTGGGTGAATCCGCTTCGCGTGCTGGGGGAGAACCTGAACCCCGGCATGGGCATCAGCTTCGTCGACCTGAAGGCCGACGAGCGCGAGCGCATCGTGGATCTGGTGCGGACGATCGCGTACGTGCGCGAGGCAGTGAAGAACTGA
- a CDS encoding glycosyltransferase family 39 protein yields MSATEIDEGTSSELPESEPEAQDAAREPAPRVESTAAAGRRGAMWLPLVAFALLLLSLFGPIAKSGIWDPFELRVAELSRRIALTLLGASGLAIEGSTNSVPTLGELARGQLPFTSIALGFKLFGLHEWAGRLPLAIWGTLGALSTYALVARLADRVAGAFAVLALATMPLYFLHSRTMLGDIVTMSSLAMAVAGLGLASFDAEASRPRRVAWLLVGLVGLAAGLGARGVLLGVVPPALGVGLGWAILRARSGARADRLSDLAGGLALALGVVALVMGFKVLGRASANPAQFSLLLGAAVKPPKMLPTYDAVVHYLGHGLFPWSALVPFAVGRLLTPPHGVEPSRVAPETALRVVSVIVAAVAFGAHGLTAPTVGQLPFAGVCMLAVIAALALRDFDRGAPGSRALAMGVAALAILLYYDFKNFPEKGLSAFVVDDPRFPDSFKESAHRLLKISTLVLLAGFAGSTMESTDRSARRFDREEYLAWPRALKTLWAGNLWFGFLVAEAALVGYAVLTWLSKSYFHWKQFDQAGPLARQLATWGYLGLPVLVLVLPAAGLLGRDVLRELFVRLPLSRATVAAFAVAASGAVLSFGYFPKLATQISPKEVFDAYRQHAKSGEALGIVGVGAGAATYYAGRNVPTFENANAAFNWLTEADERRWLVVRSGDLPQLNSLHRGLPGAPGNVPVLDARSSEILLLSNRLAAGEKNENPFAAWVLDQPPNPAVRLDANLGGQLDVLGWEVTDLSGRPVDGVVPQKQYQFRTYYKVVASISGNWETFIHIDGFQRRFNGDHQTLENKYAFHLWRVGDHIVDIYPFSLEPNFTPGDYEVFFGLFIGSRRLEVKRGRHNDNRLEAGRLRVK; encoded by the coding sequence ATGAGCGCGACGGAGATTGACGAAGGAACGAGCAGCGAGCTGCCCGAGTCCGAGCCCGAGGCCCAGGACGCCGCCCGAGAGCCCGCGCCGCGCGTGGAGAGCACGGCCGCTGCGGGTCGCCGCGGCGCCATGTGGCTTCCGCTCGTGGCGTTCGCGCTGCTGTTGCTCAGCCTGTTCGGCCCCATCGCCAAGAGCGGCATCTGGGATCCGTTCGAGCTCAGAGTCGCCGAGCTGTCGCGCCGCATCGCGCTCACCTTGCTCGGCGCCTCCGGGCTCGCCATCGAGGGTTCGACGAACAGCGTGCCCACGCTCGGGGAGCTCGCGAGGGGGCAGCTGCCGTTCACGTCCATCGCGCTCGGCTTCAAGCTGTTCGGTCTGCACGAGTGGGCCGGCCGCCTGCCGCTGGCGATTTGGGGGACGCTCGGCGCGCTGTCGACCTACGCGCTGGTGGCCCGGTTGGCGGATCGCGTTGCGGGTGCGTTCGCGGTGCTCGCCCTCGCCACGATGCCGCTCTACTTCCTGCACTCGCGCACCATGCTCGGGGACATCGTCACGATGTCGTCCCTCGCCATGGCAGTGGCGGGGCTCGGCCTCGCCAGCTTCGATGCCGAAGCCTCGCGCCCGCGCCGAGTCGCCTGGCTCCTCGTCGGCCTCGTGGGTTTGGCGGCCGGGCTCGGCGCGCGAGGCGTCCTGCTCGGAGTTGTCCCGCCGGCGCTCGGCGTCGGTCTCGGCTGGGCCATCCTGCGCGCCCGGTCCGGAGCTCGCGCCGACCGCCTGAGCGATCTGGCCGGCGGGCTCGCGCTCGCGCTCGGGGTGGTCGCGCTGGTGATGGGCTTCAAGGTACTCGGCCGAGCCAGCGCCAATCCGGCGCAGTTCTCGCTCTTGCTCGGCGCTGCGGTGAAGCCGCCCAAGATGCTGCCGACCTACGACGCGGTCGTCCACTACCTGGGCCATGGGCTCTTCCCGTGGAGCGCGCTCGTGCCCTTCGCCGTCGGGCGCCTACTGACGCCTCCCCACGGTGTCGAGCCGAGCCGCGTCGCGCCGGAGACGGCGCTCCGAGTGGTGAGCGTCATCGTGGCCGCGGTCGCCTTCGGCGCGCACGGGCTCACCGCGCCCACCGTCGGGCAGCTGCCCTTCGCGGGGGTGTGCATGCTGGCGGTCATCGCAGCGCTCGCGCTCCGTGATTTCGACCGCGGAGCGCCGGGCTCCCGCGCGCTGGCGATGGGGGTCGCCGCCCTCGCCATCCTTCTCTACTACGACTTCAAGAACTTCCCGGAGAAGGGCCTGTCTGCGTTCGTGGTCGACGATCCGCGCTTTCCCGACAGCTTCAAGGAGTCGGCGCACCGCCTGCTGAAGATCTCCACGCTGGTGCTCTTGGCTGGCTTTGCAGGCTCGACCATGGAGAGCACGGACCGGTCCGCGCGGCGCTTCGACCGCGAGGAGTATTTGGCCTGGCCGCGAGCGCTCAAGACGCTCTGGGCCGGCAACCTCTGGTTCGGCTTCCTGGTCGCCGAGGCCGCGCTGGTCGGCTATGCGGTCTTGACCTGGCTGAGCAAGAGCTACTTCCACTGGAAGCAGTTCGACCAAGCGGGTCCCCTGGCGCGGCAGCTCGCGACCTGGGGCTACCTCGGGCTGCCGGTGCTGGTGCTGGTCCTGCCCGCGGCGGGCCTCTTGGGACGCGACGTCCTGCGCGAGCTGTTCGTGCGCTTGCCGCTGTCGCGCGCCACCGTCGCGGCCTTCGCGGTGGCGGCGTCGGGGGCCGTGCTGAGCTTCGGCTACTTCCCCAAGCTCGCGACGCAGATCTCCCCGAAGGAGGTCTTCGACGCCTACCGCCAGCACGCGAAGTCGGGCGAGGCGCTCGGCATCGTGGGTGTCGGTGCTGGCGCGGCGACCTACTACGCGGGTCGCAACGTGCCCACCTTCGAGAATGCCAACGCCGCGTTCAATTGGCTGACGGAAGCTGACGAACGCCGCTGGTTGGTGGTGCGCTCGGGTGATCTGCCCCAGCTGAACTCGCTTCACCGCGGGCTGCCGGGCGCTCCCGGCAACGTCCCGGTGCTCGACGCCCGCTCGAGCGAGATCCTGCTCTTGTCGAACCGGCTCGCGGCTGGCGAGAAGAACGAGAACCCATTCGCGGCCTGGGTCCTCGACCAGCCGCCGAACCCCGCGGTGCGTTTGGACGCGAACCTGGGCGGGCAGCTCGACGTGCTCGGCTGGGAGGTGACGGACCTCTCGGGTCGCCCGGTCGACGGCGTCGTGCCGCAGAAGCAGTACCAGTTCCGCACCTACTACAAGGTCGTCGCCAGCATCTCGGGCAACTGGGAGACCTTCATCCACATCGACGGGTTCCAGCGGCGCTTCAACGGCGATCACCAGACGCTCGAGAACAAGTATGCGTTCCACTTGTGGCGCGTGGGCGACCACATCGTGGACATCTACCCGTTCTCCCTGGAGCCGAACTTCACGCCGGGCGACTACGAGGTCTTCTTCGGGCTGTTCATCGGGAGCCGGCGGCTGGAGGTGAAGCGCGGCCGGCACAACGACAACCGGCTCGAAGCCGGACGCCTGCGCGTGAAGTGA
- the era gene encoding GTPase Era, whose product MRFGSVALIGRTNVGKSTFLNAALGESLAVVSPVPQTTREALLGVVHRPDAQIAFVDTPGLHRPKSELGRRMNATALEVARSADVLVVMTDLDPKLAKDATATVARDREVIELLPKGPARLLVVNKVDLVRDKQKLLPILTAYEALHDFAALVPVSLKSAGEAERVLDAIVALLPEGEEGFEADTLTDRATPYFVREYVREQVLALAKGEVPHAVAVSIDAIEERERVLAVKATIHVEKEGQRRILIGKGGASIKAIGTGARKRLEELLDRKLFLELFVRVTPKWKHVPRQLAELGYEAPREKNLLGALPDAPKHKARGKR is encoded by the coding sequence ATGCGCTTCGGCTCCGTCGCTCTGATCGGCCGCACCAACGTCGGCAAATCGACGTTCTTGAACGCCGCGCTCGGTGAGAGCCTGGCCGTGGTGTCGCCCGTACCGCAGACGACGCGCGAAGCCCTGCTCGGCGTGGTCCATCGCCCCGACGCGCAGATCGCCTTCGTGGACACCCCCGGGCTGCACCGGCCGAAGAGCGAGCTCGGCCGGCGGATGAACGCCACGGCTCTGGAGGTCGCGCGGAGCGCGGACGTGCTCGTGGTGATGACCGACCTGGATCCGAAGCTGGCGAAAGACGCCACCGCCACGGTCGCACGCGATCGCGAGGTGATCGAGCTCCTGCCCAAGGGGCCCGCCCGCTTGCTGGTGGTCAACAAGGTCGACCTGGTACGCGACAAGCAGAAGCTCCTGCCGATCTTGACCGCGTACGAAGCGCTGCACGACTTCGCCGCCCTGGTCCCGGTGTCCCTGAAGAGCGCGGGCGAGGCCGAGCGCGTGCTCGACGCCATCGTGGCGCTCTTGCCGGAGGGCGAGGAGGGCTTCGAGGCCGACACGCTGACGGACCGTGCGACGCCCTATTTCGTGCGCGAATACGTGCGCGAGCAGGTGCTCGCCTTGGCCAAGGGCGAGGTGCCCCACGCCGTCGCCGTGAGCATCGACGCGATCGAGGAGCGGGAGCGCGTGCTCGCGGTCAAGGCGACGATCCACGTCGAGAAGGAGGGGCAACGCCGCATCTTGATCGGCAAGGGCGGCGCCTCGATCAAGGCCATCGGCACGGGCGCGCGCAAGCGACTCGAGGAGCTGCTCGACCGGAAGCTGTTCCTCGAGCTGTTCGTGCGCGTGACACCGAAGTGGAAGCACGTCCCTCGGCAACTGGCCGAGCTCGGCTACGAAGCGCCCCGCGAGAAGAACCTGCTCGGGGCGCTGCCGGACGCCCCGAAGCACAAGGCGCGAGGCAAGCGATGA
- the der gene encoding ribosome biogenesis GTPase Der, with protein sequence MRPVVAIVGRPNVGKSTLFNRLAGKRLAIVHDQPGVTRDRNYADVHLAGRELVLVDTGGFDPTDEDPMRQGIARQVKAALAEADLVVCVLDGVMSPTLADREAIKLLRRSKKPVLYVANKADDKDKALAANELYEMGIPELLPVSALHGRGTGELIAAISAALPSPAAASDEAADDSAIRVAVIGRPNAGKSSLVNRLAKSERSLVDDRPGTTRDPTDTRVELDGQAFVVVDTAGIRRRARVEKGIEAASVIRALRSMERAQVVVLLCEALEGVAEQDARLMGLIAERGRAVVIGLNKTDLLDKAGRKKAEEQVRDALRFAPWAPLVQLSAKNGWGVSDLMRAVRRAADEFTRRVPTGELNRFFEQVLEHRAPPTHKGRAPRIYYITQAETAPPVFVAVTNAPDHIKESYKRYVVNQIRKSFGFECVPIELRFRGKGKKSEG encoded by the coding sequence ATGAGGCCGGTCGTCGCCATCGTCGGGCGGCCCAACGTGGGCAAGAGCACGCTGTTCAACCGGCTCGCCGGCAAGCGGCTGGCCATCGTGCACGACCAGCCGGGTGTGACTCGCGACCGCAACTACGCCGACGTCCACCTGGCGGGTCGCGAGCTGGTCCTGGTCGACACCGGCGGCTTCGACCCGACGGACGAGGATCCGATGCGCCAGGGCATCGCGCGACAGGTGAAGGCCGCGCTGGCCGAGGCGGACCTGGTGGTGTGCGTGCTCGACGGGGTGATGTCGCCGACGCTCGCGGATCGCGAAGCGATCAAGCTGCTCCGGCGCAGCAAGAAGCCGGTGCTCTACGTCGCCAACAAAGCGGACGACAAGGACAAGGCCCTCGCTGCCAACGAGCTGTACGAGATGGGGATCCCCGAGCTCCTGCCGGTGTCCGCGCTGCACGGGCGAGGGACTGGGGAGCTGATCGCGGCCATCTCCGCCGCGCTGCCGTCGCCCGCCGCCGCGAGCGACGAGGCCGCGGACGACAGCGCGATTCGCGTGGCGGTGATCGGTCGCCCGAACGCCGGCAAATCGTCGCTGGTGAACCGGCTGGCCAAGAGCGAGCGCTCCCTGGTGGACGACCGCCCTGGCACCACCCGCGACCCCACCGACACCCGCGTGGAGCTCGACGGCCAGGCCTTCGTAGTGGTGGACACCGCGGGCATCCGCCGCCGCGCGCGGGTCGAGAAGGGAATCGAAGCCGCGAGCGTGATTCGCGCCCTCCGCAGCATGGAGCGGGCCCAGGTGGTGGTCCTCTTGTGCGAAGCCCTCGAGGGCGTCGCCGAGCAGGACGCGCGCCTGATGGGCCTGATCGCGGAGCGCGGACGCGCGGTGGTCATCGGCCTGAACAAGACCGACCTCCTGGACAAGGCCGGGCGCAAGAAGGCCGAGGAGCAGGTGCGGGACGCGCTGCGCTTCGCCCCCTGGGCGCCGCTGGTGCAGCTCTCGGCCAAGAACGGCTGGGGCGTGTCCGACCTGATGCGCGCCGTCCGTCGCGCGGCCGACGAGTTCACGCGCCGCGTCCCGACGGGGGAGCTGAACCGCTTCTTCGAGCAGGTGCTGGAGCACCGCGCGCCGCCCACGCACAAGGGCCGAGCCCCGCGCATCTACTACATCACCCAAGCCGAGACGGCTCCGCCGGTGTTCGTGGCCGTGACCAACGCGCCAGATCACATCAAGGAGAGCTACAAGCGCTACGTGGTCAATCAGATCCGCAAGAGCTTCGGCTTCGAGTGCGTGCCCATAGAGCTCAGGTTCCGGGGCAAGGGCAAGAAGAGCGAAGGGTGA